From Grus americana isolate bGruAme1 chromosome 22, bGruAme1.mat, whole genome shotgun sequence, the proteins below share one genomic window:
- the LOC129195386 gene encoding feather keratin Cos1-1/Cos1-3/Cos2-1-like, whose protein sequence is MIKASPTPHFLSHFSCLLLLGNQVSEPLPQDMSCYDQCQPCLPCQPCGPTPLANSCNEPCVRQCQNSTVVIQPSPVVVTLPGPILSSFPQNTVVGSSTSAAVGSILSCDGVPITSGCCDLSCITSRYCGRRCPPC, encoded by the exons ATGATAAAAGCCAGCCCAACTCCTCACTTCCTCAGCCACTTCTcttgcctccttctccttgggaaccAGGTGA GTGAACCTCTGCCCcaagacatgtcctgctacgaccagtgccagccctgcctgccctgccagccctgtggcccgaccccgctggccaacagctgcaatgagccctgtgtcaggcagtgccagaactccaccgtcgtcatccagccctcccccgtggtggtgaccctgcccggccccatcctcagctccttcccacagaacacTGTTGTGGGCTCGTCCACCTCTGCTgccgttggcagcatcctcagctgtgatggagtgcccatcacctctgggtgctgtgacctctcctgTATCACCAGCCGCTACTGTGGCCGCAGATGCCCACCTTGCTAA